Genomic segment of Nostoc sp. TCL240-02:
TAGCTAACTTGATGGGGTTCCAGTCCGGCGTTGGCTAATGCTTGCCGTACTACTGCTTGTTGTGCTAATCCGTTGGGTACGGTGAGACCGCTGCTAGAACCATCTTGATTGACTGCCGAACCGCGAATCAAAGCTACGGTGTTGTTACCGTCGGCTAATGCTTGGGAAAGGCGTTTCAGTACCAAAACACCGCAACCTTCGGAACGTCCAAAACCATCCGCACTGCTATCAAAGGTTTTGCAACGTCCGTCAGTGGCAATCATCTTGGCTTTACACAGCCTGACGTTCATTTCTGGTATGACAATTAGGTTAACACCGCCGACAATTGCTAAATCACTTTCTTGATTACGCAGACTTTGACAAGCTAAATGAACTGCTACTAAAGATGACGAACAGGCGGTTTCTACAGCTAAACTCGGCCCCTGTAATCCTAAAAAATAAGATAATCTACCAGCCGCAAAGTTAATCGCTCCACCAGAATTTGTATAAGCATTTATCAATTCATCATCTGCAAGACCAGTTTGCAATTGCAAATAATCTGTGGTGGTAATACCAACAAAAACGCCTGTTTTACTTCTTTGCAATTGATTGAATGGAATCCCAGCATTTTCCAGCGCTTCCCAGCTGACTTCCAGCATTAACCTCTGCTGGGGGTCGAGACTCTGCGCTTCTCGTGGCGAGATACCGAAAAATTCCGGCTCGAATTTGTCGATTTGACCAATAAAACCACCATATCGGGAATACATTTTGCCTGGTGCATCAGGATTAGGGTCATAATATGCGTCTGCATCCCAACGGTCTGGCGGCATTTCGCTAATAGCGTCAACACCGTTACGAAGATTCTGCCAAAATGCTTCAGGATTATCACTTCCACCAGGAAATCGGCAACCCATACCAATAATCGCGATCGGTTCGGTGTTTAACAGTTCGATTCCATCAGTTTTGGCACGCATTTGTTGTACCAAGAGCGCTAGTTTAGTAGCTGAAAGATTCGTGATGCGCTCTGGAAGTTTACCCATAATTATTTCCCCTAGTTTTTACCCTGATGCTGGGATGAAGAATTAAATTAACGACCTATGGACACAAATGATACTTATATACTTGGTTGTTCAATTTTAGTCTTAATTTTAGTTAAGAATTGAGCAGCTTCTCGACCATTAATAACTCTGTGGTCGTAAGCAAGCCCTAAATTTATATAACTACGATTATTGACATTTTGTTCAGAATCTAAATAAAGTTCTTCCTGGATTCCTCCAAGAGATAACATACAAGTCTGAGAAGGCAGAATTATAGGAATTGTTACCAGAGAATCTTGATCCATATTAATAGAAATAGAAATATTTCCCTGATTTAATTCTTCTTCACTAAACTGACCGCGCATAGCTTTCAATCTAAAGTCCATCAATTTATTGGCGATATCTGCTAAAGATATTTCACCGACATTTTTAATTACAGGAATAAATAGACCTTTACCTAAATCAAGGGTAACTCCGATATTAGCCACTTCTCCAGACATGAATCTATTGTCATCAATTAAACTACCAAAGAAAAACGGAAATTCTGATAGTAAAGTAGCTGTAATTTTAATTAATAGTTCTGGTAAGCCGATAATAACATCATGTTTTGCTCCATAATCACTTAACATTTGATTTGTAGCATCGCAGTAGATTTTCATCAACAAAAATGCTTTGGGAATTTGTGTATGCGACTGGGTGACTACGCGGGCGATCGCCATTTGTTGGCGAGATATTTCTAAACCTTTAACTTCATCTCGACTCTGTTCGCTAATTAACTTTTCAATATCTGGCCTTTTAATAATATTCTTACCTAATTTTCTGAGATTTTCTTCAGAAATACTATGTTTATCAATTAATTCTTGAGCAGCTTTGGTAATAGTTAAAGATTTATCATCCGTTGTCTTTGCTTTTTTTTCTGAGTTTTTGAGAAAATCTTGTCTTTCTGCTTCAGTTTCAAATAGATATCCAATAACATCTCCAGGTTTGCATTCATCACCAGCTTCAGGTAAGGTATGCAAAATACCCTCTGCTTCACTCTCTAAATCAAAGGCTGCTTTCGATGTTTCAAATACTGCGATCGCTTCTTCTTTATTTACTGGCTTACCTGCATCTAATAGCCAGTATAACAACGTATAGCTTTCATCATTATTATTAAATTTTGGCAGAATTATCTCATACATATAATACGGCTTCCTTGACAGAATTGCAAATATCTTCTTTCTGCACAATTACCTGCTTCTCTAAATGAGCAGAAGAAGGAATAATACTATTTTTTGAGTGAACCAATTTGACAGGATTTTTTAATTTACCCCAAAGGCTGCTGTAGATTTGATGAGCAACTTCACTCCCCCACGTACCGCCAGCTACACTATCTTCCACAATAAAGATATGAGTGCTATCTGCTAATAAATCTATGATGGTTTCTAATTCAAAAGGATATAGTTGACTAGGAACAATAATCTGAGTTTCAATTTCCCAATCAATAAATAATTCCCGCGCCGCAGCTAAACATCTTGGTACTAATCCCCCTGGTGAAATTAGCAAGCAGTTATTTTCTTCAAAACTATCGGCATAAATTCTAGCGAAATTTTTGGCAGAATCTAAAAACTCATAACTAAACAGATCGTCAATCAATCCATCAGCATAAATTCTTTGAGTATAGAGTACTTTATCTTCAAAAAAGATACAAGGATAAGTTAAATTAACCAATTTTTCAAACACAGCAATATTATCATGCAATGGCGATAATTCAAATAAATATAAATTTGGAATACCAACAAAATGCTTTTGCAAACTTTGGCTATGAGTCGGGCCATATCCTCTGTTACCACCCACTGCACAGCGAACAATCATATTTAAGTCTAATTTTGTGCCATACATTGATACAGATTTGGAAGCAAAATTTAAAATCTGATCGAATCCCAAGGCAATGAAATCACCAAACATGATTTCGATAATAGGTTTATTGCCACACAAAGCTAAACCACCACCTATCCCCACAATTGCTTCTTCACTTATTGGTGTAGTTAAAACTCTATCTGGGTAATTAGAAGATAATCCCTTGCCAACTTTAAATGCTCCTCCATAAGGGTCGAGGATATCTTCACCAATCAAAAAAACTTGAGGATCTACAGCAAATATATGATGTAGGGCACGATTTAAATTCTCAACAACTCGCTCAGTTCTCTTTAGAGTAGTTTCCATTGTGCTAATTCTCTAGATTCAACATCTCTAATCAAGCTACTTATTTCAGTTTTAACTTTTAGCTCTATCCGCTCAAATTGGTCGGAATATTGCTGCTGATAAACTGTGTACCAATCCCATTTTTGAATTCTTTTTAGTTCTTGAATATCTCGTGTATCGTCACCTTTACTATGGGGTCCGACTCGATTAGTATCAAATTCAATTACTAAAGGCAAAGATTTAGTTCTAGCAGCTTGAATGTGAGGGCTAATCAATGTCCTAATCTCGTTAATATCTATTGAGTCTACTTTTAAATAATTAATTCCAAAACCTTGAACACGACTTGCAATTGTGCCTGCCATTTGCAGTTGAGTAGGAGTAGACTGAGCTATTTTGTTATTTTCTACAATTACTAAAACAGGTAAACCCCACAATTGGGAAATATTCAGAGCTTCGTAAACTCCTCCTTCACCCCAAGTACCATCGCCAATGTGAACTATAGCCATCCCGAAGTTACCTTGGCGACGTAAATGCAAGGCTATCCCAGCAGCTACAGGCAAACTTTCGCCTTGAATTCCTGTAGATAAATAATTTTTTCTGTAGATGTGTTGACTTCCACCTACACCATGACAAACTGCACCTTCTTTGCCCATAATTTCTGCTAACAAGCCTTCAGGATCTTCAAATCTTGCGAGGTAATGACCGTGTCCGCGATGATTGCTAAGGATAAAGTCACTATCAGTTAAAACTGTTTTGAGTGCTACAGGGATGTATTCTTGACCGAGGCAGGTATGGGTTGTACCGTTTAATTTACCACTAGAATATAGCTCTAAAAGTGATAATTCAAAGTGACGAATCATCAGTATGATTGCTAAGTCATCATCTGAAATTGGAGTTGGTTTTTGAGTTTCTCGGATTGGGGGGAGGCTATCAAGTTTCATGGCTGATGCTGGGGTGTAGAAAAAGCTCACGCAGAAGGTAATTTTAGAGGTTAGGATTCTACCCCTTTTTGAAGTAGAATTTGGCGAGCGTCTGCGAAGGATTTTACAGATTTCACATCGTCAACTGTGAAGACTATATCGTAGGCTTCTTCTATAGCCATTACTAACTTCATGTGCGCCATACTGTTCCAATTTTTGAGAGTATTGGGGCTGAGTTGATCTGTGATTTCTAAAGGGGAGATGTTTAATACATCTGAGAAAATTTCTGTTAGGATTTCCAAAAGTACCTCTGGGAATTAAATTGTTAAGGTTTCTACTAGTTGTTCAGATATAGCTTTCAGTATTTCTTGTTTTTTATGATTGATGAAAAAATGCTCTCCCTCAATCATCTGCAAGGTAAATTTTCCAAATGTTTGGTTTTGCCATGCAGCAATATCTTCTATATTTACCATTTCGTCTTGTAGTCCACCAAAGGCGGAAATAGAACAATTTAATGGTAAGTCAGGAGTATATTTATAAGTTTCAATAATTGAAAAATCTGCTTTAAGAACTGGCAAAAATAACTGCATGATTTCTTGGTTATTTAAAATCTCCTTGGGGATGGCTTTGTAGCGCTTGTTGATTTCATCAATAAATAAGTTATCTGGTAAATGATGTGTGGGTTTTAGAAAACATGGAGTTTGTGGAGCGCGGCTACCAGAAACAAATAAATGTCTGGGTTCTAAATTATGTTGTCTGCTAAGGCGACGAGCCGCTTCAAAACACAGCAATGCTCCCATGCTATGACCATAAAAAACAAATGGCATATCCAGGTAGGGTAATAACCCTGGAACCATTGCTTCTATTAAGGTAATAAGATGGGAAAATGGCTTTTCTTTGATGCGAGTATCGTGTCCTGGAAGAAGAACTTGGCATACTTCTACATCTGAAGGTAAGCCGTTAACCCAATCTCGAAATAATGAAGTACCACCCCCAGCATAAGGAAAGCAAAAGAAGCGAAGTTTAGCTTTTGGATTGAGTTTTGGTGAAAAAATCCAGGTGTTAAATTCTTTAGTAGCAGTCATCGCTGAAATAAAACTTTTGGGAGAGTATTTGATTCTTAGTGAATTTGGGATTTTAGATTGAAAATTCCAAACTTAAAATATCAAAAGTCTGAAACAAGACCCAATTTATCCTGGGAAAACACTGCGCTAACAGGTATGGGGTCAATCTAAAATCCCAGATTGTTTAGGCTTTGACTGTATTCATTCGCTTTTCCATTTTTTTCATTTCTTTTCGTTCAAGAAAAGAATCGCGAGGCATCAAAATAAAGTAAATTAACATGATGGAAGTTAAGCCTACTTGATTATACGTTCTAAAGAGCAGGTATAAACCTGTAATCAAAATTGACACAATGAAAAACGTGCTGAGAATCGCTAAGATTTTTTTGATTCCTGACATTTGAGAGATGTTATCTAAAACGGTATAGATAATAGACATTGATTTTTATCCTGAAAAAACTAGTTCAAAAATAACTGTGTTACTGCGTCTTCGGAAAGCGATTCTATTTGCAAGAAAAGCTCATCTAAGCTATTGCTTTGATTTTGTGATGTTGGCTGTATAGGTGTATCTTGGGTTGTTTCAAGATGTTGATCTAAAATTGGAGCTAGTACTTCTTGTGTTAGATAGTTAGCTAGCATTTCAATGTTGGGATAATCAAAAGCTAGGGTTGAAGGTAGGGGATGGTTTAAACTTGCTTCTAGCCGATTTTTTAGTTGGATAGACATGAGAGAATCCATACCCATTTGGAAAAATCCTTGCTGGTTTTCGGGAGGATTTTCTGGGTCGAGATCCAAAATCTCACTCACTATCATTTGCAGATGAGTGATGAGTAAGTTGTGGCGATCGCCTGCTAAACTCTTCTCTAGCTGCAACAATAGCTCTGACTTGGTTACAGCGCTATTTTCTTGTTTTTCTTGCGGTTGTCCCAACTCTTCTAGTAGGGGTCTGTGTCGTCTGACTTCAAATGTGGGTTTAAAGATGCTCCAGTCAACATCTGCGACTGTTTTTTGTACCACACCTGATTGCAAACACAACTTCAATGCTTCTAGGGTTTGTGTGACAGCCATCGGTTTTAACCCGACACGCGACCACAGGCTTTGAACTTCAGCTGCAACAACGTTTATCTCATCCCAACTACCCCAGTTAACACTCAATGCTGGTAAGTTGTTTCCTTGCCGATAATGAGCCAAAATATCCAAAAAGTGGTTTGCTGACGCATAAGGCGCAAGTCCGCTAGAACCCCAGATGGCGGCGGCTGAGGAAAACAAAATCAAAAAGTCAAGGTGGAGATTTTGAGTCAATTGATGCAATATCCAAGTACCGCTAACTTTGGCTGCTAATACATTTTGATATGTGCTTAAACTCATCTCTGCCAAGCTTTGAGGAATAGAAATCCCAGCCGCATGGATGATGCCGCGCAAGTGAGTATTGCTGGCAAATACAGCTTGCATATGACTAAAGTTGCTGACATCCGCTTGCACAACGTTGACTGTTGCACCTTGGGATTCTAATGTTTGAATGGCTGTAATTGCCTTTTTGTGCTTGTCATCTGGCGGTAAGGTATCCCATAAAGAACGCTCTGGCAATCCTTGTCTACCTGTGAGAACTAGGTGTCTTGCACCTTTGGCGACTAACCAAGCTGCCAGCTTTAAACCTAGTCCTCCTAAACCACCTGTGATTAAGTAAGTGCCATCGGCATTAAATTCTGTTAACGGCTTCAATGCCTTTGGCACGGTACTGGTGACGAGACGTGCAACATATCTTTGACCATCACGCCAAGCAATTTGATCCTCTCCGTCGGGTGTTTGGATTTCTGCCAACAGTATGGCTGCTTGGTCTGCGGTGGTCTTATCAAGGTCAACTAAACCACCCCACAGTTCTGGGTGTTCCAGTGCTATCACCCTTCCCAGTCCCCATAAAAGTGATTGGGGTAGCGCCTGAGAATTGAGAGGAGATTTCACTGGTTGGGTATTTTGCGTGACTAACCATAAATGCGGCCAGTCTGACGGGGGATTTTTCACCAAGGCTTGAATCAAGTGCAGCACGCTACCGCAGAGTAACTTTTCGGCATCTTGCAAGGATGTTTCGGTGACTTGTGCAGAAGCAATATCCAGGCTCCACAAATGCACGATTCCCCGCAGAGGTAGCTGACTGCTTGCCTTTGCATCTTTGATTAGTTGCTGCAAATCTTCAGGATCGCTAGGATTGATTGTGAAATATCCTTGTGAAGATTCGCTGTAACTATTGCCAGGTATCACAAAGTGACAAGTTGCACCTTGCGCCTGTAATTGGGATGCTAAGGCAGTTCCTAAACCTTGACGATCGCCAAAAATTAACCACAAACTATCTTGGCTATTTTTACTAGTGGAATTTTGTTGTGGTTTTAACCGCCAAGTTAGATCATAGAACAAATCGGTGCATTCTTCTGATATTGCAGATTTATTCGTTTCTTCTGGTGGTGGCGTTTTGCGGGCAATTTTTCTATCTAACCAGTATCGCTGACGTTGCCAGGGATAAGTGGGTAGCTGGATGTGGTTTCCACCGTCGGGATAGAGTTTGCGCCAATTTACAGGATATCCCGCAGTATATATCGCACCAAGGGAATTGAGCATCACAGCTAATTCATCTTCGTTGCGTTTGAGGGAAGGAAGTACAACACCTTGGCGATCGCTATACTGGAGTCCTTGCTCGATGGCTGTGGTTAAAATTGGATGGGGGCTAATTTCTAGAAAAACCTCATGTCCTTCACCTATCAAGCTTTGAATAGCCGTCGAGAACAGTACAGGCTCGCGTAAATTCTTTACCCAATAGGTGGTATCTAAATCCAAACCATCAATTAATTTACCTGTGACTGTGGAATAGATGGGGATAGTTGCTGCTTGGGGTTGAATTCCTTGTAAAAGTTGCCGCAGTTCGTCTTGTAAAGGTTCCATTTGCGGACTGTGGGAAGCGACATCTACTTTCACTAAGCGGCAAAAAATATTTTTGGCTTGTAAATTTCCCAGAATACTTTCTATCGCCTTGGGATCGCCTGATAAAACAGTGGATGTCGGGCCATTGCTCACGGCTACAGATACGCAGTCTTCATAGCCAACTATCACCTTTTGTGCTTGTTCCAAAGATAAACCAACCACAGCCATTGCACCCTGACCACTGACCCGTTTAATTACTTGGCTGCGCTTACAGATAATCTTGGCGGCATCGTCTAAGTTTAAAGCACCTGCAATATAAGCTGCTGCTACTTCTCCCATACTATGACCGACGACAGCCGCAGGTTTAATCCCCCACGATTGCCAAAGCGTTGCTAAGGCTATCTCAACGGCAAATAAGGTCGGTTGGATAACGTCGATTTCTGTTAAACGCGAGTTCGCCTCGTCAAGCATCAATTGTTCCAGTAATGACCAATTTGTATACTGACTGATAGCTTCGTCACACTGAACTATAACAGCCTTAAATACAGGTTCTTGCTGCAATAACTTGCGCCCCATACCCAACCACTGAGAACCTTGTCCAGGGAAGATAAAAATCGGTAGATGCTGACGATCTGGAGTTTGGATACCCGTTGTAATCTGGGAATGTAGTTCTCCCTGGAGGTATGTTTCTAGTAACTGGGATAGTTCGTTGCGCGAACGAGTTAACAAGCTCAGGCGATGAGTATGATGACTGCGGCGGACGCTGGCGGTGTAGCAAATGTCTCGTAGAGTTTCTCCTTGAGTACTAAGAAAGTCTTGATATGACTTTGCTAAACACTTTAAAGCTTCTGAACTCCTGGCTGAAATAGGTAGTAAAAAATACCCATCATCCTCATCTTTGACCCTATCCCCCGTTGGCGCTTCTTCAAGAATCGCATGAGCATTAGTCCCTCCCAGTCCAAGGGCTGTAACTCCAGCGCGGCGGGGGATTTGATTGGTTTGCCAAGGTGAGAGTTTAGTATTGACGTAAAAGGGACTACTAGCAAAGTCAATGCGGGGATTTGGTTGGTTAAAGTTAATACTTGGTGGTATCTGCTGGTGTTTCAAAGCCAGAATTAGCTTGATTAGTCCAGCCATACCCGATGCTACATCCAAATGACCGATATTTGGCTTGACCGAACCGATCGCACAAAATCCCTGTTTTTGAGTTTGCGTGTGAAATGCCTGGGTTAAGGCATCGATTTCGATGGGGTCGCCAATGGGTGTACCGGTACCGTGAGCTTCGATGTATGAGATGGTTTCAGGGCTAATGCCAGCTTTGGATAGAGCATCAATGATGGCGTTTTTCTGTCCGATTACCCCTGGTGCAGTGTAACTGGTTTTGAGGGCACCATCATTGTTAATTGCTGTGGCTCGAATGATAGCGTGAATGCGATCGCCATCTTCTAAAGCATTCGCTAACTTCTTCAAAACGACAATGCCGCCACCGCTACCGAAAACAGTCCCCCCAGCCTCGGCATCAAAGGCGCGGCAATGTCCATCAGGAGAAACAATACCACCACCACGATAGTAATAACCAGCACGATGAGGTACTCTGACGGAAATTGCTCCAGCCAAAGCCATATCGCAGTCGCCATTCAACAAGCCTTGACAAGCTAAATGTACTGCAACTAAGGAAGTGGAACAAGCTGTTTGGACTGTGACACTAGGCCCTGTCAAATTTAACCTGTAAGATACGCGACTGGTGAGAAAGTCTTTGTCACTACCAACGAAGGTTTCCAAGAAACTTTCAAAATCAAGTTTAGGACGCAAGCGATCGCCTAAAATACAATCCAATATGTAAGTATTAATACTTGCACCCGCATAAAAACCGATGGGGCTTTCATAGTTCTCAGGGTCACACCCAGCATCTTCGAGGGCTTCCCAAGCACACTCTAGAAATACACGATGTTGAGGATCGATGAGTTTGGCTTCTCTAGGTGAATAGCCAAAGAATCCGGCATCGAAGTATTCCACATTGTCAATCATCGGACTGGCTTTGACATACTTGGGATCGTTGAGGGTAGAAGCATCTACACCTTCCGCCGCTAATTCCTCATCGCTAAAAAATGAGATACATTCAACCCCATTTTTGAGATTTTGCCAGTATTCATCCAGGTTGTTTGCTTTGGGGAAACGTCCCGACATCCCGATAATGGCGATCGCTTTTTCGTTAAAGTTATTAGACAACTCTAATCCACCTACTTGATTTTGCAGTATGACCTGATGAACTCTTCGTATCCTTTGGAGTTCGTATTTCCAACAATCTAGTCAGAATGTAACTCACTACTCCCCACTTCCGAATGGCACAAATAAATTGAGACTAACTGTAGCCAAATCATTGGGTGGAAACTTGGCTTGGTAGCGGGGATCAGGAGTTAATCCAGCTAATTTTGCCGCAGCAATAAATTGATTCAATTCAATCGGATATTGATCTGTATAACCATGAGTCGCATCATAAGCTGTGGCTAAGGTATACCCAATATTCGCTGCTGCTAGGGCTGGCGGAATCGTATGTAAGTCTAGGACTAACAAACCAAATCGCCCAATATGCGGTTTCCAACGCTGTAAATGCTCTAATAAATTTTGTAAGAGTTCATTAGCTGTAATCATTCGACCCCTACAAACAAAAGCTCCTGTAGAACTCAATTCACAGCCCATATTTCCCAGTCTGGGAGTGATAAAAGGACGGTTGTGATCTAAAAACGATCTGACATGGAGAAACTCGTCAGATGGTATTCCATATTTGGCGAGTATTGCTTTTGCCAAGTCGTCTGGGTCGTTAATATCACCAAAGATGACGCTTATCGGCGACTGCAAATCCTTGAGTCTTTTGTAAGTAGCTTCACGAGAGGCTTGATTATAATCAGCACAGACCATAATCAAGGGATTCTCATTGAGATATTTCCCTCTGAGAGTCTGATTTTGAATGACGTGATAGATATGCTCCATGAATGTACCATCCCCACAACCCATATCTACAATTCCTTTGGGTTGTTCGTGAATAGGACGGTTAAAGATATCTCTAATAATCGCGTCAACCTTCTGGAAGTAGGTCTGATGAGCTAGTCCGCTACCCCAAATATTTACTCGACGATTCACATGGGTTTCATGTCCATCAGTATCTCGTCCCGATAAAATAACGGGATTGCCAAATAGCAGTTCTGGAATCTTCTCAAATGTTGGTAAATAAGAAACTGTGACTCCGTAAGCGTAGGCTCTAGAAATCGCATATAAGCCTGTACGGATGAACTGAACTTGACGACCTTGAATTACAACCCAGCCTTGTAAAGCCAGGATTTCAAAAGCTTCAAGTAAATGTTTTTGATTACCTGTTAACTGCTCAATATCAAGTGTGTGTGTTTTGGGATCGATTTGCTCAAACACATTAGCCATTGCTAAAGATACCATCGTTGGGCCTACCAATAAGCCATTGAGATGGTGCAATATCTGACAACACACATACTGATAATCTTCATCTGTACTTTCTACCAAGTCCCACTGTCTTTTAGCTCTTGCTAGCAGAGAGGAGAAATTCATGCCGTCAGCTAATTTAGACTGCAACGACAAAGTTAAATCTCCAAAAAGATAGTCATTGATATTAATCAGAGTAGGTAAAAAAGCAACAAACTCTTTATAAATTGATGACAGTCCTAACGCTATGCTGCCTCTGCGAGTCAAGGTGTAAAAGAGTTCTCCCTCTATTTCTTGATACTTCATCCATCCTTGCGACACCATTAACCGCAAAGCAACATTCAAATAGCCTATATTTCCCGGAAAATATTTCAGAACTAGATTCAGGGGTACGACTTTTCCTTCTTCAAACAAGAAGAAGACTCCTCTTTCCTGTAGAGCATTTGTAGTTGGGCCTATGGCAATCCCATCTAGATGCAGAAAGATTGTTCGCCGAACTGAGAGACGTTCTTTTCTTTCTTCGCTGTCTCCATCTGACAAATCAGGAATATTTTTCGGTCTAAACAATTTGTCGAGGATATCGCTTCTGGTATAAACTGCACAGCCAAAAATCTTGTCTCTTAATTGCATAAGTCTTTATACACC
This window contains:
- a CDS encoding class I SAM-dependent methyltransferase, translated to MQLRDKIFGCAVYTRSDILDKLFRPKNIPDLSDGDSEERKERLSVRRTIFLHLDGIAIGPTTNALQERGVFFLFEEGKVVPLNLVLKYFPGNIGYLNVALRLMVSQGWMKYQEIEGELFYTLTRRGSIALGLSSIYKEFVAFLPTLININDYLFGDLTLSLQSKLADGMNFSSLLARAKRQWDLVESTDEDYQYVCCQILHHLNGLLVGPTMVSLAMANVFEQIDPKTHTLDIEQLTGNQKHLLEAFEILALQGWVVIQGRQVQFIRTGLYAISRAYAYGVTVSYLPTFEKIPELLFGNPVILSGRDTDGHETHVNRRVNIWGSGLAHQTYFQKVDAIIRDIFNRPIHEQPKGIVDMGCGDGTFMEHIYHVIQNQTLRGKYLNENPLIMVCADYNQASREATYKRLKDLQSPISVIFGDINDPDDLAKAILAKYGIPSDEFLHVRSFLDHNRPFITPRLGNMGCELSSTGAFVCRGRMITANELLQNLLEHLQRWKPHIGRFGLLVLDLHTIPPALAAANIGYTLATAYDATHGYTDQYPIELNQFIAAAKLAGLTPDPRYQAKFPPNDLATVSLNLFVPFGSGE